In Paenibacillus xylanilyticus, the genomic window CTCGCAAAGTTCTTACCTGCAGGCTCATATGCTAAACCATGCCATGAGGTTTATTTGGAGTAACTGGCCATCTAATGCCACTAGAAGATGGAATCAAATGGCAGTTATTAAGTTTACATTTTATTACCTTCACACTTTAGTGATTGAGCGATGATTCAGGATTGGATTCAGGATTGAACTCCCTCATGCACTTTGTACCTTGCATGCTCCAACATTCGCTCCGTTTCAATTGATCATGGCTGCACTCTAACGAACTCAGGAAGTCCTATTCGAGCCAATTTCCACAGACTGAAAATCTAACGAATTATAGCGTCGTTATTTCAACATAAAGCCGATGTTCCCACCGTTTTTGGCGGCTTTGAGCAGAATAGCTTCACTCAGGTTTGTTAGAATGTATAACTCGTGATTATCTGCGATATAAGGCTCTTGAGGTTCGTTAGCGCTGCCCTGGTACTCCCTGCTCGGGTACACTCATGGACGTTCTAGGACGCTCTAGATACGCTCAGTTTAGGCTGAAAAAGCGACTATGCCTTCACTGCCATCAGCGAGATTGCGTTCAACGCAGCTACCACAATGGTGCTGCCGCCTTTCCGGCCGATGTTCGTGATAAACGGGATGTCCAGCTTGCGCAGCTCATCCTTGGATTCGGCTGCGGACACGAATCCAACAGGCATACCAATGATCAAGCCTGGCTTGGCTTCGCCTTCTTTTACCAAACGAATCAGCTCAAGCAATGCTGTCGGTGCATTACCTATGGCGTAGATTCCGCCATCGTATGCCTTCGTTGCTTTACGCGTCGAGATGATGGCCCGCGTTGTATTCAACCGTTTCGCTTCCTCCATCACATCCGTGTCGGAAATATGCACGTGCACATCTCCGCCGAACCCGCGAATACGATCCTTGCTTACTCCAGCCTGGATCATCTGTACGTCGGCAATGACAGATTGCCC contains:
- a CDS encoding precorrin-8X methylmutase, coding for MDFKTEFKPLTVQPQEIEGKSFEMITEELGEHPFTEEQYPVVQRVIHASADFELGRSMVFHPDAIQAGIAALRAGQSVIADVQMIQAGVSKDRIRGFGGDVHVHISDTDVMEEAKRLNTTRAIISTRKATKAYDGGIYAIGNAPTALLELIRLVKEGEAKPGLIIGMPVGFVSAAESKDELRKLDIPFITNIGRKGGSTIVVAALNAISLMAVKA